The following are from one region of the Amylibacter sp. IMCC11727 genome:
- the lptG gene encoding LPS export ABC transporter permease LptG, translated as MTLYLYFAKRFFGAFVRVFAVLSLLIFVLETLENIRGLSKNGVDFAQSSILAVFSTPALVLQAMPIIVMLAGLTFCVGLARSNEFVVTRAVGVAALRAMMAPALTAFALGLATILFLNPLAAVFTTYHDELRKEYTNVQRGAVSFGGDGFWLRQKDEVGHTVIHAQSANSRGTSLREATALRFDGNGQLVQRLFSRTAILRQDEWVFTNGKKWSTGRRWVNPEQNAEQFEILRFKTDITPAQILDGYPKPETVAIWNKLETIEAIGDAGFSTLPHRIHLNIELARPLMLMAMMIIGAAFTLQTARMGNMGVSVFIALICGFSLYFLQNLAMTLGEAGEIPVFAAAWAPPLAALLFAVGLFLRFEDG; from the coding sequence ATGACGTTGTATCTGTATTTCGCTAAACGGTTTTTTGGGGCCTTCGTACGCGTGTTTGCGGTACTTAGCTTGCTGATTTTTGTGCTTGAAACGCTTGAAAACATTCGCGGACTGTCCAAAAACGGTGTGGATTTCGCACAATCGTCGATCCTAGCAGTGTTCAGCACGCCTGCCTTGGTGTTGCAGGCCATGCCGATCATCGTAATGTTGGCAGGGCTGACGTTCTGTGTGGGTTTGGCGCGATCAAATGAATTTGTCGTCACGCGCGCTGTAGGTGTTGCTGCCTTGCGCGCCATGATGGCCCCTGCCCTCACAGCATTTGCACTCGGTCTGGCGACCATCTTGTTTCTGAACCCATTGGCAGCCGTGTTCACGACTTATCATGATGAATTGCGCAAAGAGTACACCAACGTGCAACGCGGCGCGGTTTCATTTGGCGGCGATGGGTTTTGGTTGCGCCAAAAGGATGAAGTGGGTCACACAGTTATTCACGCCCAAAGCGCCAATTCACGCGGCACCAGCCTGCGCGAAGCCACTGCATTGCGGTTCGATGGCAACGGACAGTTGGTCCAGCGGTTATTTTCACGCACTGCGATCCTGCGTCAGGATGAATGGGTGTTCACCAATGGCAAAAAATGGTCCACGGGACGGCGATGGGTGAACCCTGAACAAAACGCAGAACAGTTTGAAATTTTGCGCTTCAAAACAGACATAACGCCAGCCCAGATTTTGGATGGATATCCAAAACCTGAAACCGTTGCGATCTGGAACAAGTTGGAAACTATCGAAGCCATTGGAGATGCAGGGTTTTCCACGCTCCCCCATCGTATCCATCTCAACATCGAATTGGCCCGACCACTCATGTTGATGGCCATGATGATTATCGGGGCCGCATTCACCCTGCAAACCGCCAGAATGGGCAATATGGGCGTTTCGGTTTTTATTGCTCTAATTTGTGGTTTTTCACTCTACTTCCTACAAAATCTTGCTATGACTCTGGGAGAAGCGGGAGAGATTCCCGTTTTCGCGGCGGCTTGGGCGCCACCGCTGGCTGCTTTACTTTTTGCCGTGGGGCTGTTCCTCAGATTTGAGGACGGATAG
- the lptD gene encoding LPS assembly protein LptD, translating into MIQWATRCLFVCLVSLLAWPMPSAFAQVESEIGSENRPVSLIADSVDFDPASGVLIARGNVQVFRGSQVLATQEVIYDQRKKQLSIPGPLTLTDGENVVTRANSAQLDSDLRNGLIQGAELLIQQQLQLVSNRMHRQDGKFKVLDKVVATSCHICAKNPIPFWQIRSRRAIHDEEARRLYFESATLDVLGIPVFHAPNLRIPDPSVRRATGFLVPSISNSSTLGYGVEVPYYWTLGDHADLTLTTRVFSKGSFLLNPQYRREVKRGRFEIDGHFTLSDSLTANNTRSSLSANGLFQLEREIELEFGVEVASDDDFRDDYGIGVDGENRLTSFITLRRTRKNSFASLSASYIQSLRAIEIDQEIPLVLPEFYGRKTWIDPIVGGKFGITAQSVTLLREGDSEFTRFGVITDWEKEWILRNGLIVGAYGGVSANSYYTQNIGGAADGTLSEVVPTAAVDLRWPLSRQNGRVTHVIEPRIQVIWSPDDARRNANEDSVQVEFEETNLFSINRFPGFDATERGLRANVGITYTRYDPEGWTYGLTLGRVLRDADLNQFGAGTGLTGTESDYVSAINLSFNDKFNFVNRTLFDDDFTVGKNEMQLDMDFNRVSAQASYVWLEQDVVAGASDRTHEAALSVQYQYDDYWSFSGAWRQNLETGNSTSGAFGVRYENECVAVNLSYSLQFEGSGIVRRTRELGLTVELAGLGNKKRNKKYAHRCAGLNG; encoded by the coding sequence ATGATCCAATGGGCAACGCGATGTCTGTTTGTGTGTCTGGTCAGCCTACTGGCGTGGCCGATGCCGTCTGCATTTGCTCAGGTTGAAAGCGAAATTGGTTCTGAAAACCGTCCTGTTTCCCTGATTGCAGACAGCGTAGATTTCGATCCCGCCTCAGGCGTTTTGATCGCCCGAGGCAATGTACAGGTGTTTCGCGGCTCGCAGGTTCTGGCCACCCAAGAAGTGATCTACGACCAACGCAAAAAACAGCTGTCTATTCCAGGTCCATTGACCCTGACGGACGGCGAAAATGTAGTGACACGGGCCAACAGCGCGCAGCTTGACTCGGATTTGCGCAATGGATTGATCCAAGGGGCAGAATTGCTGATCCAGCAACAGTTACAATTGGTCAGTAATCGGATGCACCGCCAAGACGGTAAATTCAAAGTGTTGGATAAAGTGGTTGCAACCAGCTGCCATATTTGCGCGAAAAACCCGATCCCGTTCTGGCAAATTCGGTCCCGCCGCGCAATCCACGACGAAGAAGCGCGTCGTCTGTATTTTGAATCCGCAACGCTCGATGTTTTGGGGATTCCCGTTTTCCATGCGCCAAACCTGCGCATCCCGGACCCCTCCGTGCGCCGCGCCACAGGTTTCCTTGTTCCCAGCATTTCCAATTCTTCAACACTCGGCTACGGCGTCGAAGTGCCCTACTATTGGACCCTTGGAGATCATGCCGACTTAACACTAACCACCCGTGTTTTTTCCAAAGGCAGTTTCCTTTTGAACCCGCAATACCGACGCGAAGTAAAACGCGGACGGTTTGAAATCGACGGCCATTTCACGCTCTCGGACTCTCTTACGGCGAACAACACGCGCTCTTCTCTTAGTGCCAATGGGCTGTTTCAGCTGGAACGTGAAATCGAATTGGAATTCGGCGTCGAAGTGGCCTCTGACGACGACTTCCGTGATGACTATGGTATTGGTGTCGACGGCGAAAACCGCCTGACATCGTTTATAACGCTGCGCCGTACGCGCAAAAACTCCTTTGCGAGTCTGTCTGCTTCTTACATCCAGAGCTTGCGTGCTATTGAAATCGACCAAGAAATCCCACTTGTCCTGCCCGAATTTTATGGTCGCAAAACATGGATCGACCCAATTGTAGGTGGCAAATTCGGTATCACCGCCCAATCCGTGACATTGCTGCGTGAAGGCGACAGCGAATTTACCCGCTTTGGCGTTATAACCGATTGGGAAAAAGAATGGATTTTGCGCAATGGTTTGATTGTTGGCGCATATGGTGGTGTTTCCGCCAATTCTTATTACACCCAAAACATCGGGGGTGCAGCAGATGGCACATTGTCCGAAGTTGTGCCAACCGCCGCGGTTGATCTGCGCTGGCCCCTATCACGCCAAAACGGCCGTGTCACACATGTGATCGAACCGCGCATTCAGGTGATTTGGTCCCCCGATGACGCCCGAAGAAACGCCAATGAAGACAGCGTTCAGGTGGAGTTTGAAGAAACGAACCTGTTTTCCATTAACAGATTCCCCGGGTTTGACGCCACCGAACGGGGGCTACGCGCGAATGTGGGCATCACCTACACGCGCTATGACCCAGAAGGATGGACCTATGGTTTGACCTTGGGGCGCGTGTTGCGGGACGCCGATCTGAACCAATTTGGAGCGGGTACAGGCTTAACAGGAACCGAGTCCGATTACGTGAGCGCCATCAACCTATCGTTCAACGACAAGTTCAATTTCGTGAACAGAACCCTGTTTGATGATGATTTCACCGTTGGCAAAAACGAAATGCAGCTGGACATGGATTTCAATCGCGTCTCTGCACAAGCGTCATATGTTTGGTTGGAACAGGATGTGGTTGCAGGTGCCAGCGACCGGACACACGAAGCAGCGCTTTCGGTTCAGTATCAATACGATGATTACTGGTCATTTTCGGGGGCATGGCGGCAAAATCTGGAAACTGGCAATTCCACAAGCGGCGCTTTTGGCGTTCGGTATGAAAACGAATGTGTGGCTGTGAACCTTTCTTACTCGCTTCAGTTTGAAGGGTCTGGTATTGTTCGTCGAACGCGAGAGCTTGGGTTAACGGTTGAATTGGCTGGTCTGGGCAATAAAAAGCGAAACAAGAAATACGCGCACAGATGTGCGGGACTAAACGGGTAG
- a CDS encoding peptidylprolyl isomerase, producing the protein MKSLVLAVAAAILAWAAPVDAQRKNPYGVAVRVNDRVITNFEIDQRVVLLRAFGTTGNLEKTATEQLIEDRLRLQAARQAGITITDEEIEAGVDEFASRAKLTGEQLYQYVGQRGAAKESMQAFVRAGLLWRNLVQARFGGRASVSDDEIETTLNLIAGRKSQSILFSEIRLPLNQRGDEKTLELADQLSKSITTEGAFAAAARRYSRAPSRARSGRLDWLPVAQLPAALAGQIMALEPGEVTAPITLGPTVGLFQLRGIREDTNTDEGPVTLTYVSVNVPGEPGSDRMVSDAQGLIDDVDTCDDIRAQSERFAVPGHTDHVAEAGNVPSVVAVELAGLDRHEASYYTNSAGTLTVVMLCDRLRELPEGARENIRNGLFNQRMGGFGQGYLEELKADAVIEYK; encoded by the coding sequence ATGAAATCATTGGTTTTGGCAGTTGCGGCAGCAATTTTGGCATGGGCGGCGCCCGTAGATGCACAGCGAAAAAATCCTTATGGTGTGGCCGTTCGTGTGAATGACCGTGTCATTACTAATTTCGAAATCGACCAACGTGTCGTGCTGTTGCGTGCCTTTGGCACCACCGGCAATTTGGAAAAGACGGCAACTGAACAATTGATCGAAGACCGCCTGCGCCTACAAGCGGCTCGTCAGGCTGGTATTACGATTACTGATGAGGAAATCGAAGCTGGCGTAGATGAATTTGCATCGCGTGCGAAACTGACCGGCGAACAACTGTACCAATATGTTGGCCAGCGTGGGGCCGCCAAAGAAAGCATGCAAGCCTTTGTACGCGCTGGCCTGTTGTGGCGTAATCTGGTGCAGGCACGTTTTGGCGGCCGCGCCAGCGTTTCAGACGATGAAATCGAAACGACGTTGAACCTAATCGCTGGGCGCAAATCCCAGTCTATTCTGTTTTCCGAAATTCGCCTGCCATTGAACCAGCGCGGTGACGAAAAAACACTCGAACTGGCAGATCAGTTGTCTAAGTCAATCACAACAGAGGGTGCCTTTGCCGCGGCGGCGCGGCGATATTCCCGTGCGCCATCACGGGCACGCTCTGGCCGATTGGATTGGCTGCCAGTGGCTCAATTGCCTGCCGCATTGGCAGGGCAGATCATGGCTCTTGAACCTGGTGAAGTGACCGCGCCCATTACGCTTGGGCCGACTGTTGGCCTGTTCCAACTGCGTGGCATTCGCGAAGACACAAACACGGATGAAGGGCCTGTAACGTTGACGTATGTGTCGGTGAACGTTCCTGGGGAACCCGGGTCCGACCGCATGGTTTCGGATGCCCAAGGATTGATTGACGATGTGGACACCTGTGATGACATCCGCGCACAATCAGAACGCTTTGCCGTGCCTGGGCACACAGATCACGTGGCCGAGGCAGGCAATGTACCATCTGTTGTTGCAGTTGAATTGGCCGGGCTCGATCGCCACGAAGCAAGCTATTACACAAATTCCGCAGGCACTTTGACCGTGGTTATGTTGTGTGATCGGCTGCGCGAACTGCCCGAAGGCGCGCGCGAAAATATCCGCAATGGCTTGTTCAACCAACGAATGGGTGGCTTTGGTCAAGGATACCTTGAAGAGCTCAAGGCTGATGCGGTTATCGAATACAAATGA
- the pdxA gene encoding 4-hydroxythreonine-4-phosphate dehydrogenase PdxA: MTLPIALTSGDPAGVGPEITAKAYDALRGDLCFFVIGDRRHFPNCVEIKDPSEAATTDGLPLLHLDFDADAVSGQPDHANARGVIRSIETAVDLTKRGQAAAVCTNPISKQVLIEGANFAHPGHTEFLAELGGVANSVMMLTAPELSVVPVTIHIALQDVKTALTAELIETTLRTTHHAMIRDFGIPAPRIAVAGLNPHAGEGGLMGREEIDLIGPVLNQLKADGLDTTGPLPADTMFHPPARTKYDVAVCMYHDQALIPIKTLNFSAGVNVTLGLPFIRTSPDHGTAFDIAGKGVADPTSLIEALRKARDMARARAVYDGEH, translated from the coding sequence ATGACCCTACCCATTGCGCTCACCAGCGGTGATCCCGCAGGGGTTGGGCCAGAAATAACGGCCAAAGCCTATGACGCGTTGCGCGGTGACCTATGCTTTTTTGTCATTGGCGACAGGCGGCATTTCCCAAATTGCGTAGAAATCAAAGACCCGTCAGAGGCGGCCACGACAGATGGGTTGCCCTTGTTGCACCTTGATTTTGACGCAGACGCTGTGTCGGGCCAACCCGATCATGCCAATGCACGCGGTGTCATCCGCTCCATTGAAACGGCCGTTGATTTGACCAAACGGGGTCAGGCTGCGGCAGTTTGCACAAACCCGATCAGCAAACAGGTTTTGATCGAAGGGGCCAACTTCGCCCATCCGGGTCATACGGAATTTTTGGCCGAACTGGGTGGTGTGGCAAATTCCGTAATGATGCTGACCGCACCCGAATTATCCGTTGTTCCCGTAACCATCCACATCGCTCTGCAGGACGTTAAAACAGCCCTAACAGCAGAGCTGATTGAAACAACCTTGCGCACCACACACCACGCCATGATCCGTGATTTTGGCATCCCAGCGCCGCGCATAGCAGTGGCTGGCCTGAACCCCCATGCGGGTGAAGGGGGCCTAATGGGGCGTGAAGAAATCGACCTGATTGGCCCTGTTTTAAACCAGTTGAAGGCAGATGGACTGGACACAACAGGTCCCTTGCCCGCTGATACGATGTTTCATCCCCCTGCCCGCACAAAATACGACGTGGCAGTGTGCATGTACCACGATCAGGCGCTTATCCCGATCAAAACACTGAACTTTTCAGCAGGTGTTAACGTGACGCTCGGCCTGCCGTTCATTCGAACATCGCCTGATCACGGCACGGCCTTTGATATTGCAGGCAAAGGCGTGGCCGACCCCACCAGCCTGATCGAGGCCTTGCGTAAAGCACGAGATATGGCAAGAGCACGGGCGGTGTATGATGGCGAGCATTGA
- the rsmA gene encoding 16S rRNA (adenine(1518)-N(6)/adenine(1519)-N(6))-dimethyltransferase RsmA, giving the protein MASIDGLPPLREVINTHELFAKKALGQNFLLDLNLTSKIARQAGDLANSDVLEVGPGPGGLTRALLHEGARQVVAIEQDERCLPALAEVSAYHGGKLKVLQGDALKIDPLEHLNTPIRIVSNLPYNVGTELLTRWLSPAEWPPFWQSLTLMFQKEVAQRIVARPRTKAYGRLSILAQWRCDAKIVMEIPPAAFTPPPKVTSAVVHLERLETPRYPADAKLLSQVVAKAFGQRRKMLRASLKGLAPDLEDRLLAAGIKPTQRAEEIDLEAFCKLSELIRS; this is encoded by the coding sequence ATGGCGAGCATTGATGGTCTGCCGCCACTGCGCGAGGTGATCAACACACATGAACTGTTTGCGAAAAAAGCACTGGGTCAGAACTTTCTTCTGGATTTGAACCTAACCAGCAAGATCGCGCGCCAAGCGGGGGATTTGGCTAACAGCGATGTTTTGGAAGTGGGGCCAGGTCCTGGTGGTTTAACCCGCGCATTGCTGCACGAAGGCGCACGCCAAGTGGTGGCCATCGAACAAGACGAACGCTGCTTGCCCGCACTGGCTGAAGTATCCGCCTATCACGGCGGGAAGTTGAAAGTGCTGCAAGGGGATGCGCTCAAAATTGATCCTTTAGAGCACTTGAACACCCCAATTCGTATCGTGTCCAACCTGCCCTATAATGTGGGAACCGAGTTGTTAACCCGCTGGCTGTCGCCAGCGGAATGGCCGCCTTTTTGGCAATCTCTTACATTGATGTTTCAAAAAGAGGTGGCGCAGCGGATCGTTGCAAGGCCACGAACCAAAGCCTATGGGCGGCTGTCGATTTTGGCGCAGTGGCGGTGTGATGCAAAAATTGTGATGGAAATTCCGCCAGCGGCCTTCACTCCACCCCCGAAGGTCACATCAGCGGTGGTGCATCTGGAACGGCTTGAAACACCGCGCTATCCTGCGGATGCAAAACTGTTGTCGCAGGTGGTCGCAAAAGCCTTTGGTCAGCGGCGTAAAATGCTGCGCGCCAGCCTCAAAGGATTGGCCCCAGATTTAGAAGATCGTTTGTTGGCGGCAGGGATTAAACCGACCCAACGGGCCGAAGAAATCGACCTCGAAGCGTTTTGCAAACTGAGCGAATTGATCCGCAGCTAA
- a CDS encoding DUF4167 domain-containing protein codes for MRSSNKSRSRNKNRNRNNNNNNPANVVNRVFDSSGPEGKVRGTPQQIIDKYQTLARDAQLSGDRVAHENFLQHAEHYVRMLGDAQREIDARREQQDAQRQQNQQNHNQNNNNQNAQKQQQKQIPIDASGDQPSVPADADLFPAQNDSNLVETPESQPVKTEKKPAPRKRPAKPKIDNPSDIVAEAVENAESPKAAE; via the coding sequence ATGAGATCTTCAAACAAATCCCGTTCGCGCAATAAAAATCGCAATCGCAATAACAACAATAATAATCCAGCGAATGTTGTGAACCGCGTGTTTGACAGCTCCGGGCCAGAGGGCAAGGTGCGCGGTACGCCGCAACAGATTATCGACAAATACCAAACTTTGGCACGGGATGCTCAGTTGTCTGGGGACCGTGTAGCGCACGAAAACTTTTTGCAGCACGCGGAACATTACGTTCGTATGTTGGGTGACGCGCAGCGCGAAATTGATGCACGCCGTGAACAACAAGACGCACAGCGCCAGCAAAACCAGCAGAACCACAACCAGAACAACAACAATCAGAACGCCCAAAAGCAGCAGCAAAAACAAATCCCAATTGATGCGTCTGGGGATCAACCGTCTGTGCCTGCTGATGCCGATCTGTTTCCTGCCCAAAACGACAGCAATTTGGTGGAAACACCAGAAAGCCAACCCGTAAAGACAGAAAAGAAACCTGCACCCCGCAAGCGTCCGGCCAAGCCAAAGATCGACAATCCGTCTGATATTGTGGCCGAAGCGGTTGAAAACGCAGAGAGCCCGAAAGCGGCTGAATAA
- the prmC gene encoding peptide chain release factor N(5)-glutamine methyltransferase produces the protein MIQTASMVLRTGTKLLTAAIGEGAPRDARILMAHTLGVEMDRLTLELSRTVTPTQVAQFEHMIHRRAAHTPISHITGKRAFWKHEFRVTPDVLDPRPETETLIELAMQGAAPETILDLGTGSGCILACLLAEYPDANGTGTDISADALTVAAQNLEKVGASDRASLVQSDWFDGVSGRFDLIVSNPPYITEAEMARLSPDVREHEPHLALTPGGDGLSAYRTLAANLGAHLAPNGRAFFEIGKDQGPDVQRIFADQGFESVSIHTDLNGHQRIVAVNFP, from the coding sequence ATGATCCAAACCGCATCCATGGTGTTGCGCACTGGAACAAAATTGCTAACCGCTGCCATTGGAGAAGGGGCGCCGCGGGATGCGCGCATTCTTATGGCGCATACGTTGGGCGTGGAAATGGATCGTCTGACGCTTGAATTATCGCGCACAGTCACACCAACCCAAGTAGCGCAGTTTGAGCATATGATTCATCGACGCGCGGCGCATACGCCTATTTCTCATATCACGGGGAAACGGGCGTTTTGGAAACATGAATTCCGCGTCACACCCGATGTTTTAGACCCGCGCCCCGAAACGGAAACCTTGATTGAATTGGCTATGCAGGGGGCAGCTCCGGAAACCATTCTGGACCTTGGAACGGGATCGGGCTGTATCCTTGCGTGTTTGCTGGCGGAATACCCGGATGCGAACGGAACAGGGACAGACATAAGCGCGGATGCGTTGACTGTTGCAGCACAAAACCTAGAAAAAGTGGGTGCGTCGGACCGCGCCAGCCTTGTTCAATCGGATTGGTTTGATGGGGTGAGCGGTCGGTTCGATCTGATTGTCAGCAACCCACCCTATATAACCGAAGCCGAAATGGCTCGTCTGTCCCCAGATGTACGAGAGCATGAACCGCATCTAGCGCTTACGCCTGGTGGGGATGGATTGTCGGCATATCGCACACTGGCGGCAAACCTTGGGGCGCATTTAGCCCCGAATGGGCGCGCGTTCTTTGAAATTGGCAAAGATCAGGGGCCAGATGTGCAGAGGATTTTTGCGGATCAGGGATTCGAAAGTGTTTCAATCCACACTGATTTAAACGGCCATCAGCGGATCGTAGCCGTGAATTTCCCTTGA
- the prfA gene encoding peptide chain release factor 1, translating to MIPIDKLEQIKQRFAFLEAKMSEGSAGDDFAALSKEYADLRPVVEKIQSYQTLLSDIAEAEAMMSDPEMKELAAEELPELQAALPDLEHQVQLTLIPKDEADERSAILEIRPGTGGDEAALFAGDLMAMYQRYAEKAGWKYEVMEQSVTELGGLKEAVVNVKGQGVFARLKFESGVHRVQRVPVTESGGRVHTSAATVAVLPEAEDVDIDIPATDIRIDTMRASGSGGQHVNTTDSAVRILHIPTNIMVVSSEKSQHRNREIAMQVLRTRLYDLKRQEADAERAASRKGQVGSGDRSERIRTYNFPQGRMTDHRINLTLYKLDQVMQGDLDEIIDALISDDQAAKLADMDP from the coding sequence ATGATCCCAATAGATAAACTTGAACAAATCAAACAACGGTTCGCCTTTCTGGAGGCAAAAATGTCCGAAGGCAGTGCGGGCGATGATTTCGCGGCTCTGTCCAAGGAGTATGCTGATTTGCGCCCCGTCGTAGAAAAAATCCAAAGCTATCAAACGCTTTTGTCTGATATCGCAGAGGCCGAGGCCATGATGTCGGACCCAGAGATGAAAGAATTGGCAGCTGAAGAATTGCCCGAGCTTCAGGCCGCCTTACCTGACTTGGAACATCAAGTGCAATTGACGCTTATTCCCAAGGATGAAGCCGATGAACGGTCTGCCATTCTTGAGATTCGCCCAGGTACAGGCGGGGACGAGGCTGCGCTTTTTGCGGGTGATCTGATGGCCATGTATCAACGGTACGCCGAAAAAGCGGGCTGGAAATACGAAGTGATGGAACAAAGCGTCACCGAGCTTGGCGGTTTGAAAGAAGCTGTGGTCAACGTCAAAGGGCAAGGCGTTTTTGCCCGATTGAAGTTCGAAAGTGGCGTTCATCGTGTGCAACGGGTTCCTGTCACTGAAAGCGGTGGGCGAGTGCATACCTCTGCAGCCACTGTTGCAGTGCTGCCAGAGGCCGAGGATGTGGACATTGATATCCCTGCCACGGACATTCGTATTGATACGATGCGTGCGTCTGGTTCTGGTGGACAGCATGTAAACACCACGGATTCCGCTGTGCGCATTTTGCACATCCCAACCAACATCATGGTGGTGAGTTCGGAAAAATCCCAGCATCGTAACCGCGAGATTGCCATGCAAGTGTTGCGCACGCGACTTTACGATCTGAAACGCCAAGAAGCAGACGCCGAACGGGCGGCGAGCCGCAAGGGGCAGGTTGGGTCTGGGGATCGGTCTGAACGTATTCGCACCTATAATTTCCCGCAGGGTCGTATGACGGACCACCGTATTAATCTGACGCTCTATAAGCTGGATCAAGTGATGCAGGGCGATCTGGATGAAATCATTGATGCACTGATTTCAGATGATCAGGCGGCAAAATTGGCGGATATGGACCCATGA
- a CDS encoding DUF1499 domain-containing protein, whose protein sequence is MLTWIILALIIGLILWVRVAPSDANQWHVDPETVEKGARPNQFLMRDGQDANSLVFDMPPAELAANFNDVALSKPNVVVLDGDAKELFVTYMQRTKLMAYPDYISVKVTPEEGGKSRLFVYSRSRFGRSDLGVNKARIQDWTAALGQPVAQ, encoded by the coding sequence ATGCTAACTTGGATTATCCTTGCCCTGATTATCGGTCTTATTCTGTGGGTTCGTGTGGCGCCCTCTGATGCAAATCAATGGCATGTTGATCCTGAAACCGTTGAAAAAGGCGCGCGCCCAAACCAATTTTTGATGCGCGATGGTCAGGATGCCAACAGTTTGGTTTTTGACATGCCGCCGGCGGAATTGGCGGCCAATTTTAACGATGTGGCTTTGTCAAAACCCAATGTTGTGGTGCTGGACGGGGACGCAAAAGAATTGTTTGTCACTTACATGCAGCGTACCAAACTGATGGCTTATCCCGATTACATTTCGGTGAAGGTCACACCAGAAGAAGGCGGCAAATCCCGTTTGTTTGTCTATTCCCGATCCCGTTTCGGCCGTTCGGATTTAGGTGTGAACAAGGCCCGTATTCAAGATTGGACTGCTGCTTTGGGGCAACCTGTTGCGCAATGA
- the ispG gene encoding flavodoxin-dependent (E)-4-hydroxy-3-methylbut-2-enyl-diphosphate synthase, which yields MSLNHVRPWRNIYRRKSRQIQVGNVAVGGDAPISVQTMTNTLTHDASATIKQIIACADAGADIVRVSCPDEASTKAMKEICAESPVPIVADIHFHYKRGIEAAEAGAACLRINPGNIGSEDRVKEVIKAARDHNASIRIGVNAGSLEKHLLDKYGEPCPDAMIESGLDHMRILQDNDFHEFKISVKASDVFMAVAAYQGLAEATDAPIHLGITEAGGLTSGTIKSSIGLGSLLWAGIGDTLRVSLSADPVEEVKVGFEILKSLGLRHRGVNIISCPSCARQGFDVIKTVETLEKRLEHIKTPMSLSIIGCVVNGPGEALMTDVGFTGGGAGSGMVYLAGAQSHKMSNDKMIDHIVEQVETKAAQLDAAAVADAAE from the coding sequence ATGTCGCTGAACCACGTGCGCCCTTGGCGCAATATTTATCGTCGCAAGTCCCGTCAAATTCAAGTGGGCAATGTGGCTGTGGGCGGGGATGCACCGATTTCCGTGCAGACCATGACCAATACGCTAACCCATGACGCATCGGCCACGATCAAACAGATCATTGCGTGTGCGGATGCGGGGGCGGATATCGTTCGCGTGTCCTGCCCTGATGAGGCATCGACCAAAGCGATGAAGGAAATCTGCGCAGAGAGCCCTGTTCCCATCGTGGCGGACATTCATTTCCATTACAAACGCGGGATCGAAGCAGCCGAAGCGGGGGCAGCGTGTTTGCGCATTAACCCTGGCAATATTGGCAGTGAAGATCGCGTGAAAGAGGTGATCAAGGCCGCACGGGACCACAATGCATCCATCCGAATTGGCGTGAATGCGGGTAGTTTGGAAAAACATCTGCTGGATAAATACGGTGAACCCTGCCCAGACGCGATGATCGAAAGCGGCTTGGATCATATGCGCATTCTGCAAGACAATGATTTCCATGAGTTTAAAATCAGCGTCAAAGCTTCCGATGTATTTATGGCCGTTGCCGCCTATCAAGGCTTGGCCGAGGCAACAGACGCCCCGATCCATTTGGGCATTACCGAAGCGGGCGGCCTGACATCAGGCACGATCAAATCATCCATTGGGCTGGGCAGTTTGTTGTGGGCTGGCATTGGGGACACTTTGCGGGTTTCGCTGTCTGCGGACCCAGTGGAAGAGGTCAAAGTGGGTTTTGAAATCCTCAAATCCCTTGGCTTGCGGCATCGCGGTGTGAATATTATTTCTTGCCCCAGCTGTGCGCGGCAAGGGTTTGACGTGATTAAAACGGTGGAAACACTGGAAAAGCGGTTGGAACACATCAAGACACCCATGTCCTTGTCGATCATAGGTTGTGTTGTGAACGGCCCTGGTGAGGCGTTGATGACAGACGTTGGCTTTACAGGGGGCGGTGCGGGATCTGGCATGGTGTATTTGGCAGGGGCGCAAAGCCACAAAATGTCCAACGACAAGATGATTGATCACATTGTCGAACAAGTGGAAACCAAAGCGGCGCAATTAGATGCGGCAGCTGTTGCAGACGCGGCGGAATAA